Part of the Actinomycetota bacterium genome, CGTGGTCCGGCATTCGGACCGCGTCACCGGCGGGCCCGGCGCGATCATGCTCCGCTCGACGACCGCGCCGCTCGCGGGGGACGACCCCCTGTTCGCGATCCTGTCCCACACCCGCGACCTCGGCGAGAAGGACCTGGCGCTGGCGCTCGAGCTCGGGCGCGAGCTCGGCGTCGACCTCCCCTTCACCGCGCTGGCGCTCGAGCGGTTCGCGAAGGGCCTCGGGCTCGAGCCGGGGAGCGTGCCGTGAGCTTCGAGAAGCTGACCCGCACGCAGCTGGCGGAGCTCGCGCGCGAGTACCTGCTGGCGGGACATCTGATCGACCGCGCCGGCATGCCCTACGTCATCGCCGAGTTCGGCCGCGACGCGATGCGCGACATCGCCATCGACGAGTGGATGGCGGCGAGCCCCGTGTACACGCGACGGATGAGGCGTGCGCTCGGCTTCGAGGGCGACGACGTGGCCACGATCTTCAAGGGGATGCAGTTCGACATCGGTGCGCCGCACCAGTTCATGGACTTCCGCTTCACGGTGCACGACCGGGACCACGGCGAGTTCTCGCTCGCCTCGTGCGGCGCGCTGATGGACGTCGAGCCCCTCGGGCCCGAGTTCGTGGTGACCATGTGTCACCACATCGAGGATCCGACGTTCGACGCGACGGCCTCGGCGACCAACCCGCGGGCGCGGATGCGGCCCGTCCATCGGCCGCCGCGGATCCCCGCCGATCGCCTCCCCCACTGCAACTGGACGGTAGAGATCGACCCCGCAGCCGAGTCGCTGTCCGAACCCGAGGGCGCGCGCTGGCTCGCGACCTCGAAGGCCGCGGCCATCGAGCTCGTCACCCCCGAGCATGCGTCAGAACCCGGCGGCTTCACCGACTACGCCCGCGAGATGGATCCGGATCTGAAGCTCGACGAGTTCTCGCAACCGACGCTCGTGCGGATCCTCGACGAGCTCGCGCTGCAAGGGCAGCTCTTGGCGCGCTCGTATATGCGCGCGGTCGAGCAGCGCTTCGGGAATGAGTCGGCGCTCCGGCTGGGCGCGCACCAGGCGACCGGGATCGCCGGGCTGGCAGCGAAGCGTCTGGCACGAGTGCTCGGCACGACCGGCGGCCCGCAGGACGTGGCGCGCGTCCTTGATCTCCATCCGATGTTCCACCCACGCGCCTATGTCGATCTTCGCGTGGAGACCGGCGAGGAGCCGACGCTGACCCTCCGGCCGTGCCCGGCGCTCGACGAGGGCGACGAGCTCACCTGGGCTGCCCTGCTCGCGCGCGGCGAGAGTGGCCCGCTCGAGGCGGCGGTACGAGCCGTGGATCGGCGAGCCGGCGTGAGCCGTACCGACGCACCGGCGGGCGCGGTCGCAGCGTGGAAGGTGCGGATCGATCCGAGCGCCGAGCCCCCGGACGAAGCGAAAGAGGTGCTGGTCGCATCGTTCAGCACCGGCGCGACCTTCAGGTTTGCTCCACCGAACGACTAAGGAAAGCCCCATTCGGCGTCATCTCCGCGAAACGGATCCGTCTCTAGCGGCCAAGCAGGTCATCGGCCCCGAGCCGCCGAAATGCGGGAGGTCTAGGGTGAGAGCCGAACCAGGGAAACCAGGGCTTTGAGACACGCGACGCGATCCCGCACGGCGGCGCTCGTAGCGCCGTTGCTTCTGGTCGTCGCCGCGTGCGGCGCGCGATTGACCGACGCGGAACGACTGGCGGGGATCCGGTCGCTCGGTCGTGGCGGCGTCGCCGTCGGACCGGCAGGACCGGGCGCGACCGTCGGCCCCGGCGCGACGACCGGTCCGGGCGCGACGACCGGTCCCGGTGCAACGACCGGCCCCGGTGCAACGACCGGTCCCGGTGCCGTGGTCCCTCCCGGCGGCAACGGCGGCGCCACGGACACCGGGGTCACCGCGAACTCGATCACGCTGGCCGTCGCGTCCGACATCTCCGGAGTGCAGCCCGGATTGTTCAAGTCGACGCACCAAGCGATGTCTGCTTGGGCGGCGATGGTGAACAGTCAGGGCGGCCTCTACGGGCGCTCCGTGAAGCTGATCCTCCAGGATACGCAGGCGCGGGACACCGAGAACCAGGCCGCCGTGCAGGACGCGTGCACGAAGGCGTTCGCGCTCGTCGGCTCGATGTCGGCGTTCGACGGCGGAGGCGCCAAAGCCGGCGAGCAGTGCGGGATACCCGACATCAGCGCGATCACCGTGAACGCAGCGCGCCAGCTCGCGAAAAACGTCTACCCCGCCTTCCCGCAGCGTCCCGACAAACTGGCGATCGGGACCGCGAACTACATCAAGTCGAAGTATCCCGAGGCCATCAAGCACGCCGCTATGCTCTACCTGAACGCCGGGGTTACGAAGGCGAACGCCCAGCAGCGCGCCAAGGCGTACACGAGCGTCGGTTTCCAGTTCAAGTTCTATGAGGTTCAGGTGCTCGAGGCGAACTACGGGCCGATCGTCCAGCGCATGCGCGACGACGGCATCCAGTACGTGAACATGGTCGCGAACTATCAGAGCATCCAGAAGCTCCTCCAGGCCATGGATCAGGCGGATTGGTTCCCGCAGGTCCGCGACTTCGACTCGGTGGCCTACAGCCAGAAATTCCTGACCGTCGGCGCGCCGGCCGAGGGCTCGCTGGTCTTCCTCACCACTGGGATCTACGAGGAAGTCTCGTCGAACCCCGAGATGCAGATCTACGCGCAGTGGCTCGATCGCGTGGCGCCGGGCGCGCTTCCCGACTTCTTCGGCTTCTACGCTTGGTCGGCAGGACGGCTGTTCGCGAAGGTCCACCAAGATGTCGGAGCCAAGATCACCCGGAAGTCGTTCCTCGCGGGCGTGAAGAACGTGCACTCCTGGGACGCCAACGGCCTGCACGTGGCGAACGATATCGGCGCGAAGTTGATCTCCCCGTGCTTCCTTTACCTGGAGATCAAGGGCGGGAAGTTCGTCCGGAAAGATCCTGCGAGCGGCTTCATCTGCAACATGGGCGGACTCGTCAACACGTAAGAGGTCGATCCGAACAATGTTCAAGGGCGGCCGATGGCCGCCCTTGCTTGCTTGTGTCGGGCCGGCGTCCCGGCCCTGCTCACATTTCGGATCTGTATTAGCTGCGCCGCTGAGGAGCTACGCCTTCGAGGAGGCTCATGACCTCGGATTCCCGGTAGCGGCGGTGGCCGCCCAGGGTCCGGATCGAAGAGAGCTTCCCGGCCTTCGCCCACCGCGTGACCGTCTTCGGGTCCACACGGAAGAGCGCAGCAACCTCGGCGGGGGTAAGCAGCGTCTCGCCCGACGACTGATCCCGCTTCATCCCTGTTCCTCCTTACCTTGGGGTCAAGCCTGTGCGTGGCCCCAGATGTCCCATTTCTTGCCTGCGACCCTGATTGTCGTCCCTGCTCCACCCGGTCGCTATAGTCTTTTCGGAGCATTTCCAGTGGTACTTGAGAGCGAACGATGAGTTAGTCCTTATGGGCCGAAGGGCCCTCTCACCCGGGTTTTCAAGCTCCTTCACCATAAACGACGAGCCGTACCTTTTGTCACGGGTGTTCCTTCCCGGCTTTCCCACAGCCGAACGTGAACCGGCGTTTCCCCAGGTCAGCGCGCTGGGAGTGCTCGCCTTAGTTCCAGCTTTCCCTCCGGCGAACGGTCGACCAACGCTCCACAGCCGCCATGTAGTAAGCCGTGGCGCGGTCTCCGTCGCCCTCGGAGAGCGCCCGGACGGCGGTCCAGATGTCGCGACAAGTCCGATCTTCCTCCAAGAGCTCGTCGGGGATCAGCCGCGCCACGTCCGCGTAATCGAGCGCGAGGAGACCGACGTCGTCGAAGTCCTCGAGCCAGCGACTGAGGCCGGCGAGCGGAGCGACCACCGAGGGATTCGGAAGGGTGTCGCGGACGATCTCGAGAGCCCGGGCGCAACGTCCGCGCGCAGCGCGGAGGATCGTCTCGTACCGCAAACCGAGCGAGCCGTCCGGGTGCCGGATCACTTGACGCTCAGCGTCGTCGAAGGCGGCGAACCAGTGGAGCGGGACTTCCCACGAACTCTCGAGGATGTGGTTGCGCCAGTCGGGATGCGCGCTCCGCAACGATTCGATCCCCTCGGCGGCGCGCTCGACCTCGTCCTCAGGCATGAAGGCCCGAACGACCTCGGCGGGGATCGACCTGCGGAATTCCAAGATCGACGCCAGCAGCCGCAGCTTGGTGCGATGAGGACAGACGAACACGACCCCGCGCCGCTCGACCAGGTCGCCGTGCTCGCGCTCGGCGACCAAGGTGGCGGTGGCGCCGTTGAGCCCATTCTCGCGATCGAGGAGGACGGTACGAGGGGGCGGTGCGCCGTCGCCGGCGGCGTAGCTCTCCCAGTACGCGCGCTCGTCGTTGTCGAACCCGCTGAGCGGCTCGAACACCTTGAGCGTCGCCGCAGGGACCATCGCAAGCCGGATTATAGACCCGGACACCGGCCGGACCGCGGAGAAAGTAGACTCGCGTCGTGCCTCCTCAGAAACGCAGACGCGCGTACTCGACCGGGGATTCCGAGATCGACGAGCGTATCCGCGCCCTCATCGCCGAGTACGGCGCCCGCGATCCCGACCTTGCGTTCGAGATCATCGCCACGGCGCTGCGCCTCTCCCGGGACGACGTCGGCCGCCTGGATCGAAAGATCGTGAACTCTGCGCTCAAGGAGATGCGCTACGCGTTCCGGGTTTTCGCGCCTTACCGGCACGAACGCAAGGTCACCATCTTCGGGTCGGCGCGCTCCGCCCCGACCGATCCTGAGTACGTGGCCGCTCGGGAGTTCGCCGAAGAGATCGTGTCCCGCGGTTGGATGGTCGTGACCGGGGCCGGGCCCGGCGTGATGGAAGGCGCTCAGGAAGGGGCCGGGAGTGAGCGGTCGTTCGGCGTCAACATCCGGCTGCCGTTCGAAGCCGCGCCGAACCCGTTCATCGCCGAGGACCCGAAGCTCATCAACTTCAAATACTTCTTCACGCGGAAGCTGATGTTCATCAAAGAGGCGGACGCGTTCGTGCTCTGTCCCGGCGGTTTCGGCACGCTGGACGAAACGTTCGAGCTGTTGACGCTGATCCAGACGGGGAAGAGCGACCTTCACCCGATCGTGCTGCTGGACCCGCCTGGTGGAAAGTTCTGGACGAAGTTCGACGCGTGGATCCACGACGAACTGATCGCTACCGGATTCGTCTCCCCCGAGGACGATCACCTCTACATGAAGACCGACGACATCAACGAGGCCGTCGCCGAGATCGAGCGCTTCTACCGCGTCTACCACTCACAACGGTTCGTGAACGGGCGGCTGGTGTTCCGGCTCAAGACGATGCCGGACGACGAAACGCTGAAGCGGCTCACCGAGGAGTTCGCCGACATCATCAGGCAGGGCACGATCGAACCCGTCGAGGCCTCGCCCGAGGAGATCAAAGACGACGACGCCGTCGATCTGCCGCGTATCGCTCTTTGGTTCGACCGGATGCGTTTCGGACGGTTGCGGATGCTCATCGATCGTCTGAATGAGCTGCCGGTACCGCCCGAGGCGGAGCTACCGGCCGGTAACGCTACCGCCCGGTAACGACCGGCCAGCCGTTTCTCAAGCGGGCGCCAACTTACTCCGAAGTAACGCTGCAAAAGCCCTTCACATCGTCGTGCAGGCGAGTATCGTTGACCGCTGGGAGACCCGGGGAGGCCACATGAAGATCGAAAAGATGAATCCCGACGCCGCTGCGATCTGGCTACAGATGGCCTTCTTTGCAGCGAATCCGGGGATCGAGGCGGAAGACGACTGGGGCATCGAGCTTCCCGTCGACGGCGCGTCCGGAGCGGCGCCCGACGACGAAGTGCTGATGTTGCGTA contains:
- a CDS encoding ABC transporter substrate-binding protein; amino-acid sequence: MRHATRSRTAALVAPLLLVVAACGARLTDAERLAGIRSLGRGGVAVGPAGPGATVGPGATTGPGATTGPGATTGPGATTGPGAVVPPGGNGGATDTGVTANSITLAVASDISGVQPGLFKSTHQAMSAWAAMVNSQGGLYGRSVKLILQDTQARDTENQAAVQDACTKAFALVGSMSAFDGGGAKAGEQCGIPDISAITVNAARQLAKNVYPAFPQRPDKLAIGTANYIKSKYPEAIKHAAMLYLNAGVTKANAQQRAKAYTSVGFQFKFYEVQVLEANYGPIVQRMRDDGIQYVNMVANYQSIQKLLQAMDQADWFPQVRDFDSVAYSQKFLTVGAPAEGSLVFLTTGIYEEVSSNPEMQIYAQWLDRVAPGALPDFFGFYAWSAGRLFAKVHQDVGAKITRKSFLAGVKNVHSWDANGLHVANDIGAKLISPCFLYLEIKGGKFVRKDPASGFICNMGGLVNT
- a CDS encoding BldC family transcriptional regulator, whose amino-acid sequence is MKRDQSSGETLLTPAEVAALFRVDPKTVTRWAKAGKLSSIRTLGGHRRYRESEVMSLLEGVAPQRRS
- a CDS encoding TIGR00730 family Rossman fold protein, which codes for MPPQKRRRAYSTGDSEIDERIRALIAEYGARDPDLAFEIIATALRLSRDDVGRLDRKIVNSALKEMRYAFRVFAPYRHERKVTIFGSARSAPTDPEYVAAREFAEEIVSRGWMVVTGAGPGVMEGAQEGAGSERSFGVNIRLPFEAAPNPFIAEDPKLINFKYFFTRKLMFIKEADAFVLCPGGFGTLDETFELLTLIQTGKSDLHPIVLLDPPGGKFWTKFDAWIHDELIATGFVSPEDDHLYMKTDDINEAVAEIERFYRVYHSQRFVNGRLVFRLKTMPDDETLKRLTEEFADIIRQGTIEPVEASPEEIKDDDAVDLPRIALWFDRMRFGRLRMLIDRLNELPVPPEAELPAGNATAR